One window of the Pseudobdellovibrionaceae bacterium genome contains the following:
- a CDS encoding phosphoenolpyruvate carboxykinase (ATP) yields the protein MDKTRYIEVSLHQRHATLSKDGALIVKTGASTGRSTKERFVVQRPEISEDIDWGTVNQAVSPEFADAYFAALKKRVVTADHFCMNGYVGSFDIEVISTSPWHVVFAKNMFRRHFIPELKKHIPDDVKIEVWHDPHGKVSDLNLGMDFPFEKAIIVDLAQLKVGIIGTAYAGEIKKSAFSVCNYLMPKYGIFPMHSSANCLEDGDNSSVLFGLSGTGKTTLSADPERFLIGDDEIVWSESGISNLEGGCYAKLINLQESHEPDIFQAANKFGSILENVCFNETTREIDFCDDTITENTRGSYSLDVLSRVYDQSQEAKPPKSVIFLTADAFGALPAVARLDEWQAQYHFISGYTAKLAGTEIGVTEPQATFSACFGAPFMPRPANVYANMLAEMSKKYDVTVWLLNTGWTKGGYGKGERFPIPVSRRLLKAIQSGELNNAEMKKHPVFGFEVPVEVPGVDTEWLCFPEGPQVMELAQRFIANAETKKSSFTQEIVEKGGPRVLN from the coding sequence ATGGACAAGACCAGGTATATCGAAGTTTCACTACATCAACGTCATGCCACCCTCTCTAAGGATGGAGCTCTCATCGTTAAGACCGGCGCTAGCACCGGGCGATCCACCAAAGAACGTTTTGTTGTTCAACGTCCAGAGATCAGCGAAGACATCGACTGGGGCACTGTGAATCAAGCGGTCAGCCCTGAGTTTGCCGATGCCTACTTTGCCGCTTTAAAAAAGCGCGTGGTCACTGCCGATCACTTTTGCATGAATGGTTATGTAGGAAGCTTTGATATTGAGGTCATCTCCACCAGCCCCTGGCACGTGGTTTTTGCCAAAAACATGTTCCGCCGCCATTTTATTCCTGAACTAAAAAAACATATTCCTGACGATGTGAAGATCGAAGTGTGGCACGATCCCCACGGCAAGGTTTCTGACCTGAACCTGGGCATGGACTTCCCCTTTGAAAAGGCCATCATTGTCGACTTGGCCCAACTCAAGGTGGGCATTATCGGCACGGCCTATGCCGGAGAAATCAAAAAGTCGGCCTTCTCTGTCTGCAACTACCTGATGCCCAAGTACGGCATCTTCCCCATGCACTCTTCGGCCAACTGCCTGGAGGATGGCGACAACTCTTCGGTACTCTTTGGTCTTTCTGGAACTGGCAAGACCACACTGAGTGCCGATCCCGAGCGCTTTCTCATTGGTGATGACGAAATCGTTTGGTCGGAAAGCGGTATTTCCAATCTGGAAGGCGGCTGTTACGCCAAATTGATCAATCTCCAGGAATCTCACGAGCCGGACATCTTCCAGGCGGCTAACAAGTTTGGCTCTATTCTTGAAAACGTCTGCTTTAATGAAACCACTCGTGAAATCGACTTCTGTGATGACACCATCACCGAAAACACCCGCGGTAGCTACAGCCTGGATGTTTTGAGTCGGGTCTATGACCAATCCCAGGAGGCCAAGCCACCCAAGTCGGTGATCTTTTTGACTGCTGACGCCTTTGGTGCCCTGCCCGCCGTGGCCCGCTTGGATGAGTGGCAGGCTCAGTATCATTTTATTTCTGGCTACACAGCTAAATTGGCTGGAACTGAGATCGGTGTGACTGAGCCCCAGGCCACTTTTAGCGCCTGCTTTGGTGCCCCATTTATGCCCCGCCCGGCAAACGTCTACGCCAACATGCTGGCTGAGATGTCCAAAAAGTATGACGTTACCGTCTGGCTTCTCAACACAGGTTGGACCAAAGGTGGCTATGGCAAGGGCGAGCGCTTCCCCATTCCGGTCAGCCGTCGCCTACTGAAGGCCATACAAAGTGGTGAACTGAACAATGCGGAAATGAAGAAGCACCCGGTGTTCGGGTTTGAGGTTCCGGTTGAAGTTCCGGGTGTGGACACCGAGTGGCTGTGCTTCCCTGAAGGTCCTCAGGTGATGGAATTGGCCCAGCGCTTTATTGCCAACGCCGAAACCAAGAAGTCCTCTTTCACTCAGGAGATTGTGGAAAAAGGCGGCCCCCGGGTTCTCAACTAA
- a CDS encoding DUF1554 domain-containing protein — MDRPIRELQFFLARAWVLLLVLPSLFSCTEGEPDFKELNSVVVEGPQFSGKSDITLTISSPTQALTIAGECDTRIYDMQMSTSQSGWEAVSSNAAMASSSDLDCRDGYFSIAIADVSTIYSFDSVNNKTQVYLRGITRGGKSSLSTVTIVYLAPTVPTQLSLSGNNPIRSGDCELYTVNTLDALSTPTNVSGAVLVDLSDGAAPGVFYAAADVACAGAAISQITVVSGTNSAAFRYKETGVGSPTLSVSDNGLVLTGASQVVGVGPLNLTLSTATDPIRSGDCNQYTVVSRDSTGIPASVLANTTVNLSDGTPTGEFYADADVTCSGGAISSVMIPSGNSNVSFRWKDTSAEVAILTINDAGAWLNGGTLAATVGPNHLDLFGPITGTTGACLLYTVDAKDVDLNPANVLSPVTVNLGGAGSGQFYAAADSGCSGSTISNVSLTGSTVQFRYKNLVSQGVSLTVADGAAYLTGDALAVTISSNPIVTNVSSPMGDGFYAVGAPITVSITFDQVVNVTGNPRIQIESGASDPWAVYSGGSGSNTLQFMYSVSAGEMSLDLDYVSTGSLELNGGTIRNGTLDNAVLTLPTPGGAGSLGANKAIIIDTANPANPVPANWSLSSPADGSTSNDNTPVFTGVSLAAENGSTVYVHDNGTCTNLVGSNVIAGGTATVNATIAGDGVHNFYAVITDLAGNSSACTDLTLSYTLDTSNPANPVPANWSLSSPADGSTSNDNTPVFTGVSLAAENGSTVYVHDNGTCTNLVGSNVIAGGTATVNATIAGDGVHNFYAIITDLAGNSSACTDLTLSYTLDTSNPANPVPANWSLSSPADGSTSNDNTPVFTGVSLAAENGSTVYVHDNGTCTNLVGSNVIAGGTATVNATIAGDGVHNFYAVITDLAGNSSACTDLTLSYTLDTSNPANPVPANWSLSSPANGSTSNDNTPVFTGVSLAAENGSTVYVHDNGTCTNLVGSNVIAGGTATVNATIAGDGVHNFYAIITDLAGNSSACTDLTLGYTLDTSNPANPVPANWSMSSPADGSTSSDNTPMFSGVSLAAENGSTVYVHDNGTCTNLVGSTIIAGGTATVNATIAGDGVHNFYAVITDMAGNSSACTDLTLGYTLATGASLSVVHYYPGTGAKYNSYVAGDGGDIFTHSGTPCSGAENKRDECIDVGDLLKVDTLLSSASCATHKLRDELGVFNWQCRDSAGNAQFYTAGYSMGRSIQDMIDFAAPAWKQNRVYLNDGVTDVNNSPLATWFTNPMADLPPNNLAGVTVLPNSDWVYVLEASAPSDGYKIFVDSVTVVFKPGAELQYSGAAPFNCNWTNQITADDKRCLFHVDAVKHFRLEGAQLNGNNGTMADNGVVITSARFSTIHNLKAQHLVNYAVYGKSNSYSLIDGVEAANLGGGVLYSSAFDSVISHIKVFNYSINGVQLNNGSACTLSHLVLVNGYTGIQIGGAERATFSHVTIANMSFRGISWNGGGGINNTFVQTVISNAVTGISIGNNNGNQKFSNLAVTNSDTGIYMTGAGTAQNAFVDNFIVGGNSIIDCEVSGAAADSGLVQTTCTDSGTDGSSSYTGSPQSSAILRTGRNLTADFVGKAISDAVNTTPGAATTGQASYSDGNDWLNLENPFRAWGMFHANPFLDPGMRGQCTAGTCQIYDVRLQTTAAIFNRSLDGNNPNTAFVPLAACPAAINGNKTIIDENRREVPGIDGDEDGICESGETCSGSNEFLVNASEVISDRIGDNDGLCESGEACVYSPNFGAYQGEGIPNPAGACNFADGSVSAVTMYALTVNGAPSTIPAGGQILFATSTGYQGNFGGLAAADKICQIHAASAALPKPMTYKAVLSDVSTNANSRFSVPGQVFNRAGSLLANGSGDLWDSSLASPVQYDEKGMTTGSSGVWTNTAAAGLKNTGTPSQVCQNWTDSTDSFGGRIGLTNATGPTWISSSLEDCDMSYRLYCIGGQ, encoded by the coding sequence GTGGATCGACCAATAAGGGAACTTCAATTTTTTCTGGCCAGAGCCTGGGTGCTCCTGTTGGTCTTGCCTTCCCTTTTTTCCTGTACTGAAGGTGAACCGGATTTTAAAGAGCTCAACAGTGTGGTGGTTGAAGGTCCTCAGTTTTCTGGCAAATCCGATATCACTTTAACCATTAGCAGTCCCACCCAAGCTCTGACCATTGCCGGTGAGTGCGACACCCGCATTTACGATATGCAAATGAGCACCAGCCAGAGTGGATGGGAGGCGGTCAGTAGTAACGCCGCCATGGCGTCCTCCAGTGATTTGGATTGTCGTGACGGATATTTTTCAATCGCCATTGCCGATGTGTCCACCATTTACAGTTTTGATTCGGTCAACAACAAGACCCAGGTTTATTTGCGCGGAATCACCAGGGGCGGCAAGTCCTCCTTGAGCACAGTCACCATTGTGTATTTGGCTCCGACCGTACCGACTCAACTGTCTTTAAGTGGCAATAATCCCATCCGTTCCGGAGACTGTGAACTCTACACCGTCAACACTTTGGATGCCCTCAGTACGCCGACCAATGTGTCTGGGGCTGTACTGGTGGATCTCAGTGATGGCGCTGCTCCCGGCGTGTTTTACGCTGCGGCCGATGTGGCCTGTGCCGGGGCGGCTATCAGCCAAATCACTGTTGTCAGCGGCACAAATTCTGCGGCCTTTCGCTACAAAGAAACTGGTGTGGGAAGCCCCACTCTGAGTGTCAGCGACAACGGGCTGGTGTTGACCGGAGCCTCGCAAGTGGTTGGGGTTGGTCCATTAAATTTGACTCTATCGACAGCGACGGACCCAATTCGCTCTGGCGACTGTAACCAGTACACTGTGGTTTCTCGCGATTCCACAGGTATTCCGGCCAGTGTGTTGGCCAACACCACAGTGAATCTTTCGGACGGCACACCGACGGGTGAGTTCTATGCTGATGCCGATGTGACCTGTTCTGGGGGAGCCATCAGTTCGGTGATGATTCCCTCTGGGAACTCCAATGTCAGCTTTCGTTGGAAGGACACCTCGGCCGAGGTGGCTATTCTGACAATAAATGATGCCGGGGCCTGGCTGAACGGCGGAACTTTGGCCGCGACCGTAGGGCCCAATCACTTGGACCTGTTTGGGCCTATTACTGGTACGACTGGGGCCTGTTTGCTCTACACCGTGGATGCCAAGGATGTAGACTTGAATCCCGCTAACGTATTGTCTCCGGTCACAGTGAATTTGGGAGGAGCCGGCAGTGGTCAGTTTTATGCGGCGGCCGATTCCGGATGTAGTGGTTCAACCATTAGCAATGTGTCACTCACCGGCAGCACAGTGCAATTTCGCTACAAGAATTTAGTTAGCCAAGGAGTTTCCCTGACGGTTGCCGATGGGGCCGCCTATTTGACCGGAGACGCTCTCGCTGTCACGATTTCGAGCAATCCAATAGTGACCAATGTCTCCTCGCCGATGGGGGACGGCTTCTACGCAGTGGGAGCTCCGATCACGGTATCCATCACCTTTGATCAAGTGGTCAACGTCACCGGCAATCCGCGCATCCAAATTGAGTCTGGAGCTTCGGACCCTTGGGCGGTTTATTCAGGAGGGTCTGGTTCCAACACTCTTCAATTTATGTATTCGGTTTCTGCCGGTGAAATGTCACTTGATTTGGACTATGTTTCGACCGGATCTTTGGAACTCAATGGCGGCACCATACGCAATGGAACATTAGACAACGCCGTCCTCACTTTGCCCACTCCGGGCGGTGCAGGCTCTCTGGGGGCCAATAAAGCCATTATTATTGATACGGCAAATCCGGCCAATCCAGTGCCGGCCAACTGGTCCCTGTCTTCACCAGCTGATGGCTCTACAAGTAATGATAATACTCCGGTGTTTACTGGAGTGTCCTTGGCCGCAGAAAACGGCTCAACTGTTTATGTCCATGACAATGGCACTTGTACCAATCTTGTGGGCTCAAACGTCATCGCCGGCGGCACAGCCACCGTGAATGCGACCATTGCTGGCGATGGGGTTCATAACTTTTACGCTGTGATCACAGACTTGGCCGGTAACAGCTCGGCCTGTACCGATCTGACTCTGAGCTATACTTTGGATACTTCCAACCCGGCTAATCCCGTGCCGGCCAACTGGTCCCTGTCTTCACCAGCTGATGGCTCTACAAGTAATGATAATACTCCTGTGTTTACTGGAGTGTCCTTGGCCGCTGAAAACGGCTCAACTGTTTATGTCCATGACAATGGCACTTGCACCAACCTTGTGGGCTCCAACGTCATTGCCGGCGGCACGGCCACAGTGAATGCGACCATTGCTGGCGACGGGGTTCATAACTTTTATGCCATAATCACTGATTTGGCCGGCAATAGTTCGGCCTGTACGGATCTGACTCTGAGCTATACTTTGGATACTTCCAACCCGGCCAATCCAGTGCCAGCCAACTGGTCCCTGTCTTCGCCAGCTGATGGTTCAACAAGTAATGACAACACACCGGTGTTTACTGGCGTGTCCTTGGCTGCAGAAAACGGCTCGACTGTTTATGTCCATGACAATGGCACTTGCACCAACCTTGTGGGCTCCAACGTCATTGCCGGCGGCACGGCCACGGTGAATGCGACCATTGCTGGTGACGGCGTTCATAACTTCTATGCCGTGATCACAGACTTGGCCGGCAATAGCTCGGCTTGTACGGATCTGACTCTGAGTTATACTTTGGATACTTCCAACCCGGCCAATCCAGTGCCGGCCAACTGGTCCCTGTCTTCGCCGGCCAATGGTTCAACTAGCAACGATAATACTCCAGTATTTACCGGCGTCTCACTGGCCGCTGAAAACGGCTCCACCGTTTATGTCCACGACAACGGCACTTGTACCAACCTTGTGGGCTCAAATGTCATTGCCGGCGGCACAGCCACAGTGAATGCGACCATTGCTGGCGACGGGGTTCATAACTTCTACGCCATAATCACTGACTTGGCCGGCAATAGTTCAGCCTGTACCGATCTGACTTTGGGCTACACTTTGGATACTTCTAACCCGGCTAACCCTGTGCCAGCCAACTGGTCCATGTCTTCGCCGGCCGATGGTTCAACTAGCAGCGATAACACTCCGATGTTTAGTGGCGTCTCACTGGCAGCTGAAAACGGCTCAACTGTTTATGTCCACGACAACGGCACCTGTACCAACCTTGTGGGCTCTACCATCATTGCCGGCGGCACAGCCACCGTGAATGCGACCATTGCTGGTGACGGGGTTCACAACTTCTACGCCGTGATCACCGATATGGCCGGCAATAGTTCAGCCTGTACGGATCTAACGCTGGGATACACTCTTGCCACAGGAGCCAGTCTGTCTGTGGTTCACTATTATCCGGGCACGGGCGCCAAATATAACTCCTACGTGGCCGGTGATGGCGGCGACATTTTTACTCACTCGGGTACGCCCTGTAGCGGAGCTGAAAACAAACGTGACGAGTGTATCGACGTGGGTGATCTGCTGAAAGTCGACACATTACTGTCGTCAGCCTCCTGTGCCACTCACAAGCTGCGGGACGAGTTGGGTGTTTTCAATTGGCAGTGCCGGGACTCTGCCGGTAATGCTCAGTTCTATACCGCTGGCTACAGCATGGGCCGCTCCATTCAGGACATGATTGATTTTGCGGCACCGGCCTGGAAGCAAAACCGCGTCTACCTCAACGACGGGGTGACTGACGTCAACAACAGCCCCTTGGCCACCTGGTTCACCAATCCCATGGCCGATTTGCCGCCCAATAACCTGGCGGGCGTCACTGTTCTCCCCAACAGTGATTGGGTTTATGTGCTGGAGGCGAGCGCTCCCTCAGACGGCTATAAGATCTTTGTTGATAGCGTGACAGTGGTGTTTAAACCTGGGGCCGAACTCCAGTACTCGGGAGCCGCCCCCTTTAACTGCAACTGGACGAATCAAATCACTGCCGATGACAAGCGCTGTTTGTTCCATGTGGATGCGGTTAAGCACTTCCGTCTGGAAGGGGCCCAGCTCAACGGTAATAATGGCACCATGGCCGACAACGGGGTGGTGATCACCAGTGCTCGCTTTAGCACCATCCATAATCTGAAGGCCCAGCATTTGGTCAATTATGCCGTCTACGGGAAATCGAATTCCTACTCATTAATCGATGGCGTTGAGGCAGCCAATTTAGGAGGCGGGGTCCTTTACTCTTCGGCATTTGATAGTGTGATTTCACATATCAAGGTTTTCAATTATTCCATTAATGGCGTACAGCTCAATAACGGTTCCGCCTGTACCCTCAGTCATCTCGTTTTGGTCAATGGCTACACCGGTATCCAGATTGGCGGGGCTGAGCGAGCCACGTTCTCTCATGTCACTATTGCCAATATGTCCTTTAGAGGCATCTCCTGGAACGGCGGAGGTGGGATAAACAACACATTCGTGCAGACGGTGATCTCCAATGCAGTGACGGGAATTTCTATAGGCAATAACAATGGCAACCAAAAATTTTCCAATCTGGCGGTGACCAACTCCGATACGGGAATCTACATGACTGGCGCCGGAACCGCGCAAAATGCCTTTGTCGACAACTTTATTGTCGGTGGCAACTCGATCATTGATTGTGAGGTTTCTGGTGCAGCCGCAGATTCAGGCTTGGTGCAAACGACCTGTACGGACTCAGGAACGGACGGCAGCTCCAGCTATACGGGAAGCCCCCAGTCTTCGGCCATTTTGCGCACGGGCCGCAATTTGACTGCCGACTTTGTGGGTAAGGCCATCTCTGATGCAGTCAACACCACACCCGGTGCAGCCACCACTGGGCAAGCCAGTTACTCGGATGGCAATGATTGGCTGAATTTGGAAAACCCTTTTCGCGCCTGGGGAATGTTTCATGCCAATCCCTTCTTAGATCCTGGTATGCGCGGTCAGTGCACGGCGGGGACTTGTCAGATCTATGATGTGAGGCTCCAGACCACGGCAGCTATTTTTAACCGCAGTCTTGACGGCAATAACCCCAATACAGCCTTTGTGCCACTGGCAGCCTGTCCCGCCGCCATCAACGGCAACAAGACGATCATCGATGAAAACCGCCGCGAAGTTCCCGGAATTGACGGAGATGAAGACGGAATTTGTGAATCGGGTGAGACCTGCTCGGGTTCCAATGAGTTTTTGGTCAACGCCAGTGAAGTGATCTCCGACCGCATTGGCGATAATGATGGACTTTGCGAAAGTGGTGAGGCCTGTGTTTATTCTCCAAATTTTGGAGCTTATCAGGGTGAGGGTATTCCTAACCCGGCTGGAGCTTGTAACTTTGCTGATGGCTCAGTCTCGGCAGTGACCATGTACGCTTTAACGGTAAATGGAGCACCATCAACCATTCCGGCGGGTGGGCAAATCCTGTTTGCCACCTCGACAGGTTACCAAGGAAACTTCGGTGGCCTGGCGGCAGCCGACAAGATTTGCCAAATTCATGCGGCCTCGGCAGCCTTGCCCAAGCCCATGACTTACAAAGCCGTGTTGAGTGATGTGTCGACCAATGCCAACTCCCGCTTCTCGGTTCCGGGTCAAGTCTTTAACCGTGCGGGTTCTCTGTTGGCCAACGGCTCAGGTGATTTGTGGGATAGCTCCTTGGCTTCGCCTGTTCAGTACGATGAGAAGGGGATGACGACCGGCTCGTCGGGTGTATGGACAAACACCGCCGCTGCGGGCCTGAAGAATACAGGAACTCCCAGTCAGGTCTGCCAAAATTGGACGGATTCAACGGACTCGTTTGGTGGTCGCATCGGCTTGACCAACGCAACGGGGCCGACGTGGATCAGCTCTTCACTGGAAGACTGTGATATGTCTTATCGTCTGTACTGCATCGGCGGCCAGTGA
- a CDS encoding HD domain-containing protein yields the protein MSDTEHIKIRMASIHPSTAVPFDIYVHINGRYVHYLRSGDTLAADKIQNFEKKAPDSFFIKASDRQAYKDFIHDVLNKKDLDPKEKALILRESSFSLVEELFESPDVARALNESREIIDQFVDFMDEEPESMAYLIGLSSHDFYTYTHSLDVSIYSLGLGQVAGYSGEDLKELGQGALFHDIGKRHISVDIITKSGPLDDQEWALMQKHPTYGLKILTEHDASEAVRACCFEHHESFLGNGYPQQLEGNEIHPMARIVAITDTYDALTTKRSYNQPMTPTDALEFMKGKLMGRYDKDLMNAMYSILFKMKEAMGS from the coding sequence ATGAGTGATACGGAGCACATAAAGATCCGGATGGCGTCCATCCACCCGTCCACGGCCGTGCCATTTGACATTTACGTCCATATTAACGGGCGCTATGTCCATTACCTGCGCAGCGGCGACACCCTGGCAGCCGACAAAATTCAGAATTTCGAAAAAAAGGCCCCGGATTCCTTTTTTATTAAGGCCAGCGACCGCCAGGCCTACAAAGATTTTATCCACGATGTGCTGAACAAAAAGGACTTGGACCCCAAGGAAAAGGCCCTCATCTTGCGCGAAAGTTCCTTTTCCCTGGTCGAAGAACTGTTTGAAAGCCCCGACGTGGCCCGCGCCCTCAATGAATCCCGAGAGATCATTGATCAGTTCGTAGATTTTATGGACGAAGAGCCCGAGTCCATGGCCTACCTGATTGGACTTTCCAGTCACGACTTTTACACCTACACCCATTCTCTGGATGTCTCGATCTACAGCCTGGGCCTGGGCCAAGTTGCCGGTTACTCAGGAGAAGACCTCAAGGAGTTGGGCCAAGGGGCTTTGTTTCACGACATTGGCAAACGCCATATCAGTGTGGACATCATCACCAAGTCAGGCCCCTTGGACGATCAGGAGTGGGCACTGATGCAAAAGCATCCCACCTATGGACTGAAGATCCTCACTGAACATGACGCCTCAGAGGCTGTCAGAGCCTGCTGTTTTGAACATCACGAGTCTTTTTTGGGTAACGGTTACCCTCAGCAACTTGAGGGCAACGAGATCCACCCCATGGCCCGTATTGTGGCCATCACCGACACCTATGATGCCTTAACCACCAAGAGGTCTTACAACCAACCCATGACCCCCACTGATGCCCTGGAGTTTATGAAGGGGAAGCTCATGGGTCGCTACGACAAAGACCTGATGAATGCCATGTACTCCATTTTGTTTAAAATGAAAGAGGCCATGGGCTCCTGA
- the recG gene encoding ATP-dependent DNA helicase RecG gives MAISIDTPVQYLKGVGPKLGEVLRKRGIATVEDLLHWFPRTYEDRRAIRSISSLEPDQYVSLVADVIGVRSATLGRSRRRMYEIIVADKTGRIACKYFRVPYKGYFERFQPQDKVRVVGKVTEYRGRIEFHHPDVHHIRDEDEDDDALIPLYTETEGLSPAKLRKIIDTALTALMEAKEEPKPKLRPDQDPKYLPKPERMLVEPLPEWICSDYKLPDLPNAIREIHQPPKHTSDLFLNFKAPAQRRVIFEEFFWLELLLATKRAGLEKEDAPALKCKGELVGRLVESLEFHLTGAQQKAFKEIAKDLAHPHPMHRLVQGDVGSGKTMVALLAAVHAAECGYQTSLMVPTEILAEQHFKNAVKRLEPLGMRVALLTGQMKASERQEVYAGLESGEIHLVVGTHALIQSEVKFKNLALVIIDEQHRFGVAQRMSLKEKGLSPHFLVMTATPIPRSLAMTVYGDLDVSIIDELPAGRQEITTRVTYDSKRPQVWDFVEKQIRNGRQAYVVYPLVEESEKIDLKNAVEEYEKLQARFPDFKLGLLHGRMKPAEKEEVMNQFRKGELHILVATTVIEVGVDVPNANIMVIEHTERFGLSQLHQLRGRVGRGEFKSYCVLVLGYAVSDESRQRAQIMEKTSDGFKIAEADLELRGPGEFMGTRQSGLPGFKMANLVRDLGILQEARQAAFRLIEKDPQMNLPENHLIREQLAHKQASVIG, from the coding sequence ATGGCGATCTCAATTGACACACCAGTACAATACCTCAAAGGCGTAGGCCCCAAGCTCGGCGAAGTTTTGCGTAAGAGGGGAATTGCCACCGTGGAGGATTTGCTCCACTGGTTCCCGCGCACCTATGAAGACAGGCGGGCCATTCGCAGTATTAGCAGTTTGGAACCGGATCAGTACGTTAGTCTGGTGGCTGATGTGATCGGTGTGAGATCGGCCACCCTTGGTCGCTCCCGTCGTCGGATGTACGAGATCATTGTTGCCGACAAAACCGGACGCATTGCCTGTAAGTACTTTCGTGTTCCCTACAAAGGCTACTTTGAACGCTTTCAGCCTCAAGATAAAGTCCGTGTGGTGGGAAAAGTTACGGAATACCGTGGTCGTATTGAGTTTCACCATCCCGATGTTCATCACATTCGCGATGAGGACGAGGACGACGATGCCCTGATTCCCTTGTACACCGAGACCGAGGGCCTAAGCCCCGCGAAACTGCGCAAGATCATTGATACAGCTTTGACTGCATTGATGGAGGCCAAAGAAGAGCCGAAGCCAAAACTTCGTCCGGATCAAGATCCCAAATATTTGCCCAAGCCGGAGCGCATGTTAGTCGAGCCCCTGCCGGAGTGGATCTGCAGCGACTATAAGCTCCCGGATCTTCCTAATGCCATTCGCGAGATTCATCAGCCACCCAAGCACACCTCGGATTTGTTTTTGAATTTCAAAGCGCCGGCACAGAGGCGGGTGATCTTTGAAGAATTCTTTTGGCTCGAACTTTTGTTGGCCACCAAGCGGGCAGGTTTGGAAAAGGAAGACGCCCCGGCACTGAAATGCAAGGGTGAGTTGGTGGGGAGGCTGGTTGAGTCCCTGGAGTTTCATCTGACGGGTGCCCAACAAAAGGCCTTCAAAGAAATTGCAAAGGACTTGGCCCATCCTCACCCCATGCACCGACTGGTTCAAGGAGATGTGGGAAGTGGAAAGACCATGGTGGCCCTGCTGGCAGCCGTCCATGCGGCTGAGTGTGGTTATCAAACAAGTCTCATGGTGCCCACGGAGATCCTCGCTGAACAGCATTTTAAGAATGCTGTAAAAAGGCTTGAGCCCTTGGGCATGCGTGTGGCCCTGTTGACCGGACAAATGAAGGCCAGCGAAAGGCAAGAGGTCTATGCCGGACTGGAATCAGGCGAGATTCATCTGGTGGTGGGCACTCACGCTCTCATTCAGTCGGAAGTGAAGTTTAAGAACTTGGCTCTGGTGATTATTGATGAACAGCACCGCTTTGGTGTGGCGCAAAGAATGAGTTTAAAAGAAAAGGGATTGTCGCCCCATTTTTTGGTGATGACCGCCACACCAATTCCCCGTTCCCTGGCCATGACCGTCTACGGTGACTTGGATGTTTCAATTATCGATGAGCTTCCTGCCGGCCGACAGGAAATCACCACCCGGGTCACCTATGACAGCAAGCGCCCCCAGGTGTGGGACTTTGTGGAAAAGCAAATCCGCAATGGGCGACAGGCCTACGTCGTTTACCCTTTGGTGGAAGAGTCGGAAAAAATTGATCTCAAAAATGCGGTTGAGGAGTATGAGAAACTCCAGGCCCGCTTTCCGGATTTTAAGCTTGGCCTTCTGCACGGCCGCATGAAGCCTGCGGAAAAAGAAGAAGTGATGAATCAATTCCGTAAGGGGGAGTTGCACATTCTGGTCGCCACCACGGTGATCGAAGTGGGCGTGGATGTTCCCAATGCCAATATCATGGTCATCGAACACACCGAGCGCTTTGGTTTGTCTCAGCTTCACCAGTTGCGCGGACGCGTGGGGCGGGGAGAGTTTAAGAGTTACTGCGTGTTGGTACTGGGTTACGCGGTTTCAGACGAATCCCGGCAAAGGGCCCAGATCATGGAGAAAACCAGCGATGGATTTAAAATCGCCGAAGCCGATCTAGAACTGCGCGGCCCCGGTGAATTTATGGGTACTCGCCAATCCGGCCTTCCCGGCTTTAAGATGGCCAACCTGGTCCGCGACCTGGGCATTCTCCAGGAGGCCCGCCAGGCCGCTTTCCGCCTGATCGAAAAGGATCCACAGATGAACCTCCCCGAAAACCACCTCATCCGCGAACAACTCGCCCACAAACAAGCCTCTGTTATTGGCTAG